In Acidobacteriota bacterium, one DNA window encodes the following:
- a CDS encoding DUF1501 domain-containing protein produces the protein MSSISRRDLLTWFALTPTVPFFVRRSAHATAAEAQASHDGPIVVVLRLRGGNDGLNTVVPVRDDRYYRARPTIAIPGSQTLRLDGSDLGLNPWLADVRRLMDDGLAGIVQGVGYPRSSRSHVRATEIWETGSVAALAPEHGWLGRYLDHACDCGGEPLAGVDFAESLGRTLASASSRSMAIAHPELLLEMAAPETAPATARGPRAARLDYLQQVTNGLAHASRQLHRARAGTGARFDYPDTAFGQSLRWTGDMIETGCPTRVYYASIGSFDTPGSASFDTHVDQLAKHRVLFTELGRGLRAFARHLRESGQLDRVLLLTFSDFGRLVEENRSHGTEHGDAGVLFVMGGGIRAGLLGEPADLGKVTRGGLDATVDFRDIYADVLRRWLGVDPTAILGNEVGSFPVVNA, from the coding sequence CACGACGGGCCCATTGTGGTCGTCCTGCGCCTGAGGGGCGGCAACGATGGTCTCAACACCGTTGTTCCCGTACGCGACGACCGCTACTATCGGGCTCGTCCGACCATCGCCATCCCCGGGTCGCAGACGCTCCGACTCGACGGGAGCGATCTCGGCCTGAACCCCTGGCTCGCCGATGTGCGCCGGCTGATGGACGACGGCCTTGCCGGAATCGTGCAGGGCGTGGGCTACCCGCGGTCGTCCCGGTCCCACGTTCGCGCGACGGAGATCTGGGAAACGGGCTCGGTCGCCGCGTTGGCGCCGGAACACGGCTGGCTGGGACGTTACCTCGATCACGCCTGCGACTGTGGCGGCGAGCCGCTGGCGGGCGTGGATTTCGCGGAATCGCTCGGTCGGACGCTGGCCTCCGCGTCCAGCCGCAGCATGGCGATAGCCCATCCCGAGCTGCTGCTGGAGATGGCCGCTCCCGAGACGGCCCCCGCTACGGCTCGCGGTCCACGCGCCGCGCGGCTCGACTACCTCCAACAGGTAACCAATGGACTCGCCCACGCCTCCCGCCAACTCCACCGCGCCCGGGCCGGGACGGGCGCCCGCTTCGACTATCCCGACACGGCGTTCGGCCAGTCCCTGCGGTGGACCGGCGACATGATCGAGACCGGTTGCCCGACCCGCGTCTACTACGCCTCCATCGGATCGTTCGACACCCCGGGATCCGCTTCGTTCGACACGCACGTGGATCAGCTCGCGAAGCACCGGGTCCTCTTCACGGAGCTCGGGCGCGGTCTGCGCGCCTTCGCACGTCATCTGCGCGAGTCGGGACAGCTCGACCGCGTACTCCTGCTGACGTTCTCCGACTTCGGCCGTCTCGTAGAGGAGAACCGAAGCCACGGCACCGAGCACGGCGACGCCGGGGTGCTGTTCGTGATGGGCGGCGGCATCCGGGCCGGACTGCTCGGCGAGCCGGCCGACCTCGGCAAGGTCACTCGTGGGGGCCTCGACGCCACGGTCGACTTCCGCGACATCTATGCAGACGTCCTGCGGCGCTGGCTCGGCGTCGATCCGACCGCAATCCTCGGCAACGAGGTCGGTTCCTTCCCGGTCGTGAACGCTTGA
- a CDS encoding TIGR03067 domain-containing protein — MRMKLPALVISLLLLNAALPEAQGEDHLQTLQGEWTVAAAEQRGQPFDAIVGGVLTITGDRFALLTATGNEFQGQIRIDATQSPAHLDFVHDDGVLWEAIYVAQADFFRLNYVEADAGTPRPTMFATTADTPGTVIVLQR, encoded by the coding sequence ATGCGCATGAAGCTCCCGGCCCTGGTCATTTCCCTGCTGCTGCTGAACGCCGCCTTGCCGGAGGCGCAAGGGGAAGACCACCTGCAGACGCTACAGGGCGAGTGGACGGTGGCCGCCGCCGAGCAGCGGGGGCAACCGTTCGACGCTATCGTCGGCGGGGTTCTCACCATCACGGGCGATCGCTTCGCCCTGCTCACCGCGACCGGCAACGAGTTCCAGGGGCAGATCCGAATCGACGCGACGCAGTCGCCCGCCCACCTCGACTTCGTCCACGACGACGGCGTGCTGTGGGAAGCGATCTACGTGGCGCAGGCGGACTTTTTCCGTCTCAACTACGTCGAAGCGGACGCAGGCACCCCACGCCCGACCATGTTCGCCACCACGGCGGACACCCCCGGCACGGTGATTGTCCTGCAGCGGTGA
- a CDS encoding response regulator, with protein sequence MRQRIEDFDERASRLSAAVLRISSSLDLDTVLHEAVDSARALTGACYGVITTVDKDGRVQEFVTSGFTPAEEDRMATWSDGPRLFEHFRDLDAPLRLADLPTYVRSLGFSSELMRSKTLQGTPLRHGDDYVGNFFLAEKEGGQEFTRIDEEILTLLASQTAAAIANARAHHDERRARAGLEALIETSPVGVVVFDGAGKPVSFNREARRIVEALNTPGYSPEQLLDSITCRRADGREIALREYPLAQQFSNGETVRAEEMTLSVPDGRSVTTLVNSTPIRPVGSAVESVVVTLQDLAPLDELERLRAEFLSLVSHELRTPLISIKGSTATVLGAAPAPEPAEMLQFFRVIDQQADHMRGLIGDLLDHGRIVTGTLSVSSEPVEVAALVDQARSTFLSGAGSQPLSIALAEDLPRVLADPGRIVQVLNNLLSNAARHSPESTPIRIAAARDGVHVAISVTDSGRGVPADRLPRLFRRHAGDAGEDAEGGLGGSGLGLSICKGLVEAHGGRIWAQSGGAGRGTCFTFTVPVAEEAVVATAAASSGRSRPARKGQQQTCILVVDDDPQTLRYVRDALAESGYSPVVTADPEELVDLIRMHRPALVLLDLLLPGTDGIKLIERIPELGDLPVIFISAYGRDETVVKALDAGAADYIVKPFSPSELTARVRAALRRRTEPEPFVLGGLSIHYEQRRVAVEGRPVELTATEYELVRLLSVNAGRVLTYDTLLRLAWKRQDRGSPDPKLVRAVVKRLRRKLGEDAASPAYIRNERGVGYRMPGPADL encoded by the coding sequence TTGCGGCAACGCATCGAGGACTTCGACGAGCGGGCGTCCCGGCTGAGCGCGGCCGTTCTGCGCATCAGTTCCAGCCTCGACCTCGATACCGTGCTGCACGAAGCCGTCGACAGCGCCCGCGCCTTGACGGGCGCCTGCTACGGCGTCATTACCACCGTGGACAAGGACGGACGCGTCCAGGAGTTCGTCACCTCCGGCTTCACGCCCGCCGAGGAGGACCGGATGGCCACCTGGTCCGACGGGCCGCGGCTCTTCGAGCACTTCCGCGACCTTGACGCCCCGCTGCGGCTGGCGGATCTTCCCACCTACGTCCGGTCGCTCGGCTTTTCGTCCGAGCTGATGCGGTCGAAGACCCTGCAGGGCACGCCGCTGCGGCATGGCGACGACTACGTCGGGAACTTCTTTCTCGCCGAGAAGGAGGGCGGCCAGGAGTTCACCAGAATCGACGAAGAGATCCTGACGCTGTTGGCCTCGCAAACGGCGGCGGCGATCGCCAATGCGCGCGCGCACCACGACGAGCGGCGAGCCCGCGCCGGCCTCGAGGCCCTGATAGAAACTTCGCCCGTGGGCGTTGTGGTCTTCGACGGAGCCGGCAAGCCCGTCTCGTTCAACCGGGAAGCGCGACGAATCGTTGAGGCCCTGAACACGCCGGGGTACTCCCCGGAACAACTGCTGGACTCCATCACATGCCGGCGCGCGGACGGGCGCGAGATCGCCTTGCGGGAGTACCCACTGGCGCAGCAGTTCAGCAACGGCGAGACTGTGCGGGCGGAGGAGATGACGCTGTCGGTCCCCGATGGCCGCAGCGTCACCACCCTGGTCAACTCGACGCCTATTCGTCCGGTCGGAAGCGCCGTCGAGTCGGTCGTGGTCACGCTGCAAGACCTCGCGCCGCTCGACGAACTCGAGCGGTTGCGCGCCGAGTTCCTGAGTTTGGTGAGCCACGAGTTGCGCACGCCGTTGATCTCGATCAAGGGCTCGACGGCCACCGTGCTGGGCGCCGCGCCGGCTCCCGAACCGGCCGAGATGCTGCAGTTCTTCCGGGTCATCGACCAGCAGGCCGACCACATGCGCGGTCTGATCGGCGACCTGCTCGACCACGGGCGCATCGTGACGGGCACGTTGTCCGTGTCGTCCGAACCGGTGGAAGTCGCCGCGTTGGTGGATCAGGCGCGCAGCACTTTCCTGAGCGGCGCCGGCAGCCAGCCCTTGAGCATCGCCCTGGCGGAGGATCTCCCCCGAGTGCTGGCCGACCCGGGACGGATCGTGCAAGTTCTCAACAACCTCCTGTCGAACGCTGCAAGGCACTCCCCCGAATCGACCCCGATCCGCATCGCGGCCGCGCGGGACGGCGTGCACGTGGCGATCTCGGTAACGGACTCGGGTCGGGGCGTGCCGGCGGACCGGCTCCCACGCCTGTTCCGCAGGCACGCCGGAGACGCCGGCGAAGACGCGGAGGGTGGCCTCGGGGGGTCCGGCCTGGGCCTGTCCATCTGCAAAGGACTGGTTGAGGCGCACGGAGGCCGCATCTGGGCCCAGAGCGGCGGCGCGGGCCGCGGCACGTGCTTCACGTTTACGGTGCCGGTGGCCGAGGAGGCAGTCGTCGCCACCGCCGCGGCGAGCTCTGGACGTTCCCGGCCCGCCCGGAAGGGGCAGCAGCAAACGTGCATTCTGGTGGTCGACGACGACCCCCAGACGTTGCGGTACGTTCGCGACGCCCTCGCTGAATCAGGCTATTCGCCTGTCGTCACCGCGGATCCGGAAGAGTTGGTCGACCTCATCAGGATGCACCGGCCCGCATTGGTCCTTCTGGACCTGCTGCTTCCCGGAACGGACGGCATCAAGCTGATCGAGCGCATCCCCGAACTGGGTGACCTGCCAGTCATCTTCATCTCCGCCTATGGCAGGGACGAGACGGTGGTAAAGGCGCTGGACGCGGGCGCCGCCGACTACATCGTCAAGCCGTTCTCGCCGTCGGAGCTGACCGCGCGCGTCCGGGCGGCCCTGCGTCGCCGGACCGAGCCCGAGCCGTTCGTCCTCGGGGGGCTGAGCATCCACTACGAACAGCGCCGCGTAGCCGTGGAGGGGCGGCCGGTGGAGCTGACGGCGACCGAGTACGAACTGGTCCGCTTGCTCTCCGTCAACGCCGGACGGGTGCTGACCTACGACACTCTGCTGCGTCTAGCCTGGAAGAGACAGGATCGTGGCTCCCCTGACCCGAAACTCGTGCGTGCCGTAGTCAAGCGGCTCCGCCGCAAGCTGGGCGAGGACGCCGCAAGTCCGGCCTACATCCGCAACGAGCGCGGGGTCGGCTACCGAATGCCCGGACCGGCCGACCTCTAG
- a CDS encoding N-acetyltransferase: MITIRPERPEDVPGIRLVNQRAFGGPDEAGMVDEARARGGWMISLVAVADDQLVGHILFTPVTISASEHVREAAGLAPMAVDPGHQGRGIGTRLASEGLARCRAAGYGIAVVLGHPTYYPRFGFVPGSLHGIRFALDVPDEAFMVIELLPGALEGCSGVARYLPEFMVL, from the coding sequence ATGATCACGATACGCCCGGAGCGCCCCGAGGATGTTCCGGGGATTCGCCTGGTCAACCAGCGGGCGTTTGGCGGGCCTGACGAAGCCGGGATGGTTGACGAAGCCCGGGCGCGCGGCGGCTGGATGATCTCGCTGGTCGCCGTCGCGGACGACCAGCTTGTCGGTCACATTCTCTTCACGCCGGTGACGATCAGTGCGTCGGAGCACGTCCGCGAGGCGGCAGGGCTGGCCCCCATGGCCGTCGATCCGGGCCATCAGGGTCGCGGCATCGGCACCCGGCTTGCTTCAGAGGGCCTCGCTCGGTGTCGCGCGGCGGGCTACGGGATCGCCGTCGTCCTGGGCCATCCGACATACTACCCGCGATTTGGCTTCGTGCCTGGCAGCCTGCACGGCATTCGGTTCGCGCTCGACGTCCCGGACGAGGCCTTCATGGTCATCGAACTCCTGCCGGGCGCGCTCGAGGGGTGTAGTGGAGTGGCGCGCTACCTGCCGGAGTTCATGGTGTTGTGA
- a CDS encoding BON domain-containing protein, translating to MRSAGSRFAASVVLAALLHVGAAPARPQPPTAVVAAVEEALREERGLRDLEVAVDGGDVTLAGEVATFWLKHAALQRALNVPGVRTVVSEITVPAGETDARLAEEVGRVLRNYPDMTVWDFVGASVDRGVVTLAGWVTPELDKAGEIFERIARLRGVQDIRNGIEPLPATLQDDRLRQAIRRRVFGSLTFMRFAGPRPPPFRILVSNGSVTLAGYVQNDLERRELELMVGEIQGVGQISNQLQSLR from the coding sequence ATGCGGTCTGCGGGTTCGCGATTCGCCGCATCGGTGGTGCTGGCCGCGCTGCTGCACGTCGGGGCGGCCCCGGCGCGCCCGCAGCCGCCCACTGCAGTCGTCGCGGCGGTCGAGGAAGCGCTACGCGAGGAACGGGGGCTCCGTGACCTCGAAGTGGCGGTCGACGGCGGCGACGTCACCCTCGCCGGTGAAGTGGCCACCTTCTGGCTGAAGCACGCTGCCCTGCAGCGCGCCCTGAACGTGCCCGGGGTGCGAACGGTGGTGAGCGAGATCACCGTACCGGCGGGGGAGACGGACGCACGACTGGCGGAGGAAGTGGGTCGCGTGCTCCGGAACTACCCGGACATGACGGTGTGGGACTTCGTCGGCGCCTCCGTCGACCGGGGTGTCGTGACGCTTGCCGGGTGGGTCACGCCGGAGCTGGACAAGGCGGGAGAGATCTTCGAGCGTATCGCCAGGCTCCGCGGCGTTCAGGACATTCGGAACGGAATCGAGCCGCTGCCCGCCACCCTGCAGGACGACCGGCTCCGTCAGGCGATCCGCCGACGCGTATTCGGCAGCCTGACGTTCATGCGGTTCGCCGGCCCGCGGCCACCGCCGTTTCGAATCCTGGTCAGCAATGGCTCGGTCACCCTGGCCGGCTATGTACAGAACGATCTGGAGCGCCGGGAACTCGAACTCATGGTTGGCGAGATCCAGGGTGTGGGTCAGATTTCGAACCAGCTTCAGAGCTTGAGGTAG
- a CDS encoding spermidine synthase, with protein MVWFHLAGLVFGGSVWATSLVLSSFMGGLACGSALVARYGHRIRRLVRAYALIEFTVAASGAILAFALPQLGLAVTTATAPVAETIWLANSIRFVVAFFALLAPATAMGATLPLLVAALTHREKQLGPALGHLYGWNTLGAVTGVAGAELLLIGALGVTGAALCAALLCLIAGGTAVLLAEQPHRARTAPRTAHTPSAQDRTAGGAAGETQPRRLRNLLACAFLSGAILLALEVLWFRFLTMYVLSTTTAASLMLAVVLAAIALGGLTAAAWLRRRPDAAAHLPAVAALGGCAVIASYTAFALLTTGTQIESWRRIVWLASVLTFLPSLLSGAFFTLLGDALQRQVRVATRTSGWLTMWNTGGSMCGPLVAAFVLLPVLGMEIAFFALAAAYGVVGLLALPGSSGWRLRLPAPATAICGVVLVAALAAYPFGRMRDVYFTRVAEPYALDGSEIVAIREGPAETIFLMQQRWLQQPVYNRLVTNGFSMSGTGISGLRYMRYFVYWPLFAHRGPIESVLVICYGVGVTASAALDLPDVESVDVVEISPDIVAVSDLVYPDDHPLRDPRVTVHVDDGRQFLHRTPERYDLITGEPPPPRTPGAVNIYTREYFQLIHDRLADGGIATYWLPVARPDPGTNVNGIIRAFCDVFADCSGWTATPFDLMLAGTRNASGPESVAEFAEPWRLPALRARLEEIGIELPQQIGATFVGDADYLNDLAREAPPLVDDHPRRLRPDPQVPSLSDPGYGSNPRVTELYDRVLDPMRARDALMASDYVRRLWPAELIDASLPYFEHQRVLNRVMWDGGRPLAQIEDLHWLLTETPLRTLPLWILGSDDVRARIAESGDDGTGAAEYARGLTALARRDYPGAVDALASAERRGLAGETVRPLLVYALCLAGELDNATLLARDQTASSPEQRHFWTWLGSRFGVGPLTTG; from the coding sequence GTGGTCTGGTTCCACCTGGCGGGCCTGGTCTTCGGCGGCAGTGTCTGGGCAACCAGCCTCGTGCTGTCGAGCTTCATGGGCGGCCTCGCCTGTGGAAGCGCCCTCGTCGCTCGCTACGGCCACCGGATTCGGCGTCTCGTGCGCGCGTACGCGCTGATCGAGTTCACGGTCGCGGCGTCCGGCGCGATTCTGGCCTTCGCCCTGCCGCAACTGGGACTCGCCGTCACCACGGCGACGGCGCCGGTTGCTGAGACGATCTGGCTGGCGAACAGCATCCGTTTCGTCGTGGCCTTCTTCGCCCTGCTGGCGCCCGCTACCGCGATGGGAGCGACGCTCCCGTTGCTCGTCGCCGCCCTGACGCACCGCGAGAAGCAGCTCGGCCCGGCCCTTGGGCATCTGTACGGATGGAACACGCTGGGTGCGGTGACCGGCGTCGCCGGCGCCGAACTCCTGCTGATCGGCGCTCTCGGAGTGACCGGCGCCGCACTGTGCGCCGCACTGCTCTGTTTGATTGCAGGCGGCACCGCGGTTCTCCTTGCGGAACAGCCCCACCGGGCGCGCACGGCCCCTCGCACCGCCCATACCCCCTCCGCCCAAGACCGCACGGCGGGTGGGGCGGCTGGCGAGACTCAACCTCGGCGTCTCCGGAACCTGCTTGCGTGCGCGTTCCTTTCGGGCGCCATCCTGCTGGCGCTCGAAGTGCTCTGGTTCAGGTTCCTGACGATGTACGTGCTGTCGACGACGACAGCCGCCAGCCTGATGCTTGCCGTCGTGCTGGCCGCCATCGCACTGGGCGGGTTGACGGCCGCCGCCTGGCTGCGGCGGCGCCCGGACGCAGCAGCCCACCTGCCCGCCGTCGCCGCACTGGGCGGCTGCGCGGTCATCGCGTCCTACACCGCCTTCGCGCTCCTCACCACCGGCACGCAGATCGAGTCGTGGCGCCGGATCGTCTGGCTTGCCTCGGTGCTGACCTTCCTGCCGTCCCTCCTCTCGGGCGCGTTCTTCACGCTGCTCGGCGACGCCCTTCAGCGGCAGGTCCGCGTCGCAACCCGCACTTCGGGCTGGCTGACGATGTGGAACACCGGGGGCTCGATGTGCGGACCGCTGGTAGCGGCGTTCGTGCTCTTGCCGGTGCTCGGGATGGAGATCGCGTTCTTTGCGCTGGCCGCCGCGTACGGGGTGGTCGGGTTGCTGGCGCTGCCCGGCAGCAGCGGTTGGCGGCTCCGTCTGCCCGCTCCCGCGACCGCGATCTGCGGCGTCGTTCTGGTCGCCGCCCTGGCCGCCTACCCGTTCGGCCGGATGCGCGACGTCTACTTCACGCGGGTCGCAGAGCCGTATGCCCTCGACGGCTCGGAGATCGTCGCCATCCGGGAAGGTCCGGCCGAGACGATCTTCCTGATGCAGCAACGCTGGCTGCAACAGCCCGTCTACAACCGCCTGGTAACCAACGGATTCTCGATGTCGGGAACCGGGATCTCCGGGCTCCGTTACATGCGCTATTTCGTCTACTGGCCCCTGTTCGCGCACCGCGGGCCCATTGAGAGCGTGCTCGTGATCTGCTACGGCGTCGGCGTCACCGCCAGCGCCGCACTCGATCTGCCCGATGTCGAGAGCGTCGACGTCGTGGAGATCTCCCCGGACATCGTCGCCGTCAGCGATCTCGTCTACCCGGATGACCATCCGCTGCGCGACCCGCGCGTCACCGTGCATGTCGACGACGGTCGTCAGTTCCTTCACCGGACGCCGGAACGCTACGACCTCATCACCGGCGAGCCGCCGCCCCCGCGAACGCCCGGCGCCGTCAACATCTACACGCGCGAGTACTTCCAGCTCATCCACGACCGCCTTGCGGACGGCGGAATCGCCACCTACTGGCTGCCCGTCGCCCGGCCCGATCCGGGCACCAACGTCAACGGGATCATCCGGGCGTTCTGCGACGTGTTCGCTGACTGCTCGGGTTGGACCGCCACACCGTTCGACCTGATGCTTGCCGGGACGCGGAACGCGAGCGGACCCGAATCGGTGGCGGAATTCGCGGAACCGTGGCGCTTGCCGGCGCTGCGCGCGCGCCTGGAGGAGATCGGCATCGAGCTGCCGCAGCAGATCGGGGCGACGTTCGTCGGGGACGCCGACTACCTGAATGACCTGGCGAGGGAAGCGCCACCCCTGGTGGACGACCATCCTCGACGGCTGCGCCCGGATCCGCAGGTCCCGTCGCTGTCGGATCCGGGATATGGCAGCAATCCGCGAGTCACCGAACTCTACGACCGCGTTCTCGATCCGATGCGCGCCCGGGACGCACTGATGGCCTCGGACTACGTGCGCCGCCTCTGGCCGGCTGAACTCATCGACGCAAGCCTGCCCTATTTCGAGCACCAGCGAGTTCTGAATCGCGTGATGTGGGACGGTGGCCGGCCGCTGGCGCAGATCGAGGACCTCCACTGGCTGCTGACTGAGACGCCACTCCGCACGCTACCGCTCTGGATCCTGGGCAGCGACGACGTCAGGGCTCGCATCGCGGAAAGCGGCGACGACGGAACCGGCGCCGCGGAGTACGCGCGCGGCCTGACAGCCTTGGCACGCCGTGACTACCCCGGGGCCGTCGACGCCCTGGCGAGTGCGGAGCGCCGCGGTCTCGCGGGGGAGACGGTCCGCCCGCTACTCGTTTACGCCCTCTGTCTGGCCGGAGAACTGGACAACGCGACGCTTCTGGCGCGGGACCAGACCGCCAGCAGCCCGGAGCAGCGGCACTTCTGGACGTGGCTCGGTTCGCGGTTCGGCGTCGGACCGCTGACGACGGGTTGA
- a CDS encoding tetratricopeptide repeat protein — translation MKRRVAATASRLIGVFLGLVVVGCAASDAPNRSGGSAAPGPTPVDPSALAPIALPDLSRLGESAAEEARARYDVVQAALEGGAPDAEVATAYGAFGLILMAAEYFEAAAESFRHAEVMAPRDPRWPYYLAHLHRMTEDRDAATAAFERALALRPSDVPTLIWLGRARLDQGQADLAERQFRQAAAYDPGSAAALAGAGRAALARGNFLDAAQYLEEALAIAPAASRLHYPLAMAYRGLGETDLAEAHLARRGGANPPLADPLMEELDALLPSAMKLEGQGIQALQSGRLADAVRAFRRGLELEPDNVSLRQRLATALAAGGETSAAVEQLEEALRRSPEFARAHFSLGAILALQGRQREAVEHYETALRLQPGYVEARMGLAEALRGAGRLADSLPHYARVTELDPGFAEAWFGRADALIRLGRLEEARAWLAEARSIHPERPELARLETAVNGSGR, via the coding sequence GTGAAGAGGCGGGTCGCGGCGACCGCCTCGCGGTTGATCGGCGTCTTCCTCGGTCTCGTGGTGGTTGGTTGCGCCGCCTCGGACGCGCCGAACCGGTCGGGTGGATCGGCTGCGCCTGGCCCGACGCCGGTGGATCCGTCCGCGCTGGCGCCGATCGCGCTGCCGGACCTGTCGCGACTCGGGGAGTCGGCGGCGGAGGAGGCACGGGCCCGCTACGATGTCGTTCAGGCCGCGCTGGAGGGCGGCGCTCCGGACGCGGAAGTCGCCACGGCTTATGGCGCTTTCGGTCTGATCCTGATGGCGGCCGAGTATTTCGAGGCGGCGGCCGAGAGCTTTCGGCATGCCGAGGTGATGGCGCCGCGCGACCCACGCTGGCCGTACTACCTGGCTCACCTGCATCGCATGACGGAAGATCGCGATGCGGCCACCGCCGCCTTCGAACGGGCGCTCGCCCTCCGGCCCTCCGACGTGCCGACGCTGATCTGGCTCGGCCGCGCTCGTCTTGACCAGGGTCAGGCGGACCTCGCGGAGCGGCAGTTCCGCCAGGCTGCCGCGTACGACCCGGGCTCGGCCGCCGCGCTCGCCGGCGCCGGACGAGCGGCCTTGGCGCGGGGCAACTTCCTCGACGCGGCCCAGTATCTGGAAGAGGCGCTGGCTATCGCGCCAGCGGCTTCCCGGCTGCACTATCCGCTGGCGATGGCCTACCGCGGGCTGGGCGAAACCGACCTTGCCGAGGCGCATCTGGCCCGGCGCGGCGGAGCGAATCCACCGCTGGCGGATCCGTTGATGGAGGAGCTCGACGCGCTCCTGCCCAGCGCGATGAAGCTCGAAGGGCAGGGCATTCAGGCGCTGCAGAGCGGCAGGTTGGCCGACGCGGTCAGGGCTTTCCGCCGGGGTCTGGAACTGGAACCCGACAATGTCTCTTTGCGGCAGCGGTTGGCGACAGCCCTGGCCGCGGGGGGCGAGACCAGCGCGGCAGTCGAGCAACTCGAGGAGGCGTTGCGGCGCTCGCCGGAATTCGCCCGCGCGCACTTCAGCCTCGGGGCGATCCTTGCCCTGCAGGGCCGTCAGAGGGAGGCGGTGGAGCACTACGAAACCGCGCTCCGGCTGCAGCCGGGTTACGTGGAGGCGCGCATGGGCCTTGCCGAGGCGCTGCGAGGAGCCGGACGCCTTGCGGATTCCCTGCCTCACTACGCGCGGGTAACGGAACTCGACCCCGGATTCGCCGAGGCCTGGTTCGGGCGGGCGGACGCGTTGATCCGACTGGGCCGGCTGGAAGAGGCGCGCGCGTGGCTGGCCGAGGCGCGTAGCATCCATCCTGAACGCCCCGAGCTTGCGAGGTTGGAGACGGCGGTCAACGGCTCGGGGCGGTGA